The Lycium barbarum isolate Lr01 chromosome 4, ASM1917538v2, whole genome shotgun sequence nucleotide sequence CTTAAGTCGATTTGATATCAAGGAGAAATATGTTGACCTTTTGAATCCTTTTCACCAAGTTCCTTGATATACAGTAATGTAAATGCTCCTGTTTCTTGCATAACTTATATGGTGCTGTATGGATGTTACAGGTGTTTGGTTAGTCTCTTCAAGATCGAAGCTGTTGTATCTTATGTGTACTACCAATTTGATGTTTTTCTGTTTGAACTGCAGTTCTTTATACAATGTCGGATGGTCAGGAGAGTGATAAGAACATTGAAATATGGAAGATTAAAAAACTTATCAAGGCACTGGAAGCTGCTAGAGGCAATGGCACTAGCATGATTTCACTTATCATGCCTCCCCGTGATCAAGTATCTCGTGTTACCAAGATGCTTGGAGATGAGTTTGGAACTGCATCAAATATTAAGAGCAGGGTGAATCGCCAATCTGTGCTTGGTGCAATCACATCTGCTCAGCAGAGGCTTAAACTCTACAACAAGGTTCCTCCGAATGGGCTTGTCCTTTACACTGGAACAATTGTGACTGATGATGGGAAAGAGAAGAAGGTTACAATTGATTTTGAGCCCTTCAAGCCCATTAATGCCTCACTTTATCTTTGTGATAACAAGTTCCACACAGAAGCCCTGAATGAACTTTTGGAATCTGATGACAAATTTGGATTTATTGTGATGGATGGGAATGGGACTCTTTTTGGGACATTGAGTGGAAACACCCGAGAGGTCCttcataagtttagtgttgatCTGCCCAAAAAACACGGGAGGGGAGGACAATCAGCCTTGCGTTTTGCTCGTCTTCGGATGGAGAAACGACACAACTATGTGAGAAAGACAGCGGAGCTTGCAACCCAATTTTATATAAATCCTGCCACCAGCCAGCCCAATGTCTCCGGCCTGATACTAGCTGGATCTGCTGACTTTAAAACAGAGCTCAGTCAGTCTGATATGTTTGATCCTCGTCTTCAGGCTAAGATTCTAAATGTGGTTGATGTTTCTTATGGAGGTGAAAACGGTTTCAACCAAGCAATTGAGCTATCTGCTGAGATCTTAGCTAATGTGAAGTTTATACAAGAGAAGAAGTTGATAGGAAAGTACTTTGAGGAAATTAGTCAGGACACTGGGAAGTACGTCTTTGGGGTTGATGATACGTTAAAAGTTCTGGAAATGGGTGCTATTGAGACACTTATTGTGTGGGAAAATCTGGATATTACGAGGTATGTGCTGAAAAATAGCAGTTCTGGAGAAACTGTTGTCAAACACTTGAACAAGGACCAGGAGGCTGACCAGAGTAACTTCCGTGATCCCGATACAAATGCCGAATTAGAGGCTCAGGATAAATTGTCGCTGCTTGAGTGGTTTGCTAACGAGTACAGGAGATTTGGTTGCAGTCTGGAATTTGTCACCAACAAGTCACAAGAAGGATCTCAGTTTTGCCGAGGTTTTGGTGGCATTGGAGGACTTCTCCGCTATCAGCTTGATGTTCGAGCTTTTGATGAGCTTTCTGACGATGGGGAAGTTTACGAAGACTCTGACTAGCAATTACCAAATTCTCAAGTACCAGTGCAGAAGTTGAGCGGGAAAACCTGTACTGGTTTGCAAGGGCTGTCGCCTGATTCGTCCGCTCATGTTCTAAGTGAAATATTTCTAGGAGCCCTGAAGGTTAGTCGGAAGAACCCATCTTCATTAGGCTACCGGCCTCTTTCTTCGCATGTAACAGCTTATGAAGCTTGTAAGGGGTTTATATTTATTGTTTCTACTCATTCATTTTCTAATTGTTCTAAACAGATGGATGACCTGCATGGATAACCTAAATTGGTATCAATTTCATCATGTGCTTGTCCAATCCCGTTCAGTTCCACAGTGACTCGGGCTGTTGAAAGAATGGAGAACAAGATCTAGCAGTGTGGCAGTTACTTCCCCATTGAAGATGGAGAACATCAAAAACTTAATGCTATGCGCTTCTTGGAGGAGTGATGCATATGAATAATGTCATTTATACTATTATCTATATGAAGTATGAGTATGACTGCGTAATTTAGGAGTATTTAAATTCGGTGATTATTTCATGTTTGTGGGATATTTTACGAATGGTATATATGAACCATATTAGTATCGTATTTGTGGTATTGCTATTCTTCTATTTGGATGCACTTGCTTGAGTATCACAAATGACTTCAATTGCTACAGGGATTCCTCACTATCATTGAATATCACACACAAGATATATACAGTAGCCATTATTAGGTTATTATGACAATTAAACaaattacaaaaagaaaaatgaaaacaatgaaacaGTAGGAACAAAATTCACGTATTATAAAACTTTAGAAGTGTTGTCCATCTCATTTTGGATCATTGATATCATTCTCGTACACAAAACCCAGCCCCAAACCTTTGATCAGCATAATCTTATTAATATCATATACACCAAACTCAAACTGACTCCAGTTCTTAGGATTCAAAAGCAAATCCTTGAGTACCTTCAACAAATCACAATCAATTGACACATAGCCTAGAAAAATGTTGCCTAAATCTTGAGGTTTTTCGCTTCCTATCCAACCGAAACAAGATCTGAATCGGCTGCATGAGCCATCATGGCTTGTGAGCCTACACTGCATTGCGAGTTCTTGGAACGTTTTCATGATCGTAATATTATTAAAAATTGAAGGAGTTATAATATCAAAAACAGCACAGATAGCAATACCCATGAATGTGGGTGTCTGCCATTCTTTGGGCAGGGGCACTGAGATTGAATCAGTCCCCGAGTTATTGTACGTAAACCACTCACACCAGGGAGGAAAATACTAAATCTGCATTTCGTTATCGATAGTCCCTGCATGCGCCATCAAAGGACTGTTATTCCCAGATTCGTATGTGAACTTGGAGTAGTACATTTTCATTATAAGTATTTTTCTTTTCATGTCAGTAAATTGTGGCTTGGAAGCATACATGGTTACTTACCTTGAGCATGTGCTTCAACAGCGAATCAAGCATGGAGGCGTGACATTTATTTTTTAGAAGTTGATGACATTTTGTGAGTGAAACTCTATGCAGCCTTGGATATTTGGTTAATTGATCAATGCTCTTCAAAGATGTGCATTCATCAGCATATATCTCTAGTATATTTGCAGTAGGTTCTGGAAAACTCTCCAGCCTCTTACAACCACCCAATGCAAGGAATTCAAGTCGAATGAGACGACTGATGCTTGCAGCTGGAATATTGGAAAAATCATTTCCTTCAAGATTCAATCTCACCAAAGACGGTAAGAACCCAAAATTACATAAAATGCTTCCGTCTGAAATGTTGCAGTCACTAATATCCAGCGTGGTCAATGAACAAAGACCCGATAAATTATGAAAATTTAGACCCATAGACTGGCCATGGCCTTTTTTGTTACACcctgcactttcagagcatgagcataccACATATTTCACCGTAGCTATGAAGTATCGGAGGCATCCCataaagttttggaaggtacaagccatgaaaagtacgtaacaatggagtaaaagatgaattacgatctcgtaagtcgtaatcgggaaggacaaccttgaaagacgagaacatgaccattatcaagtataataaatgataaatagcaTGTAGGGGGAGTTCTGGAAGATTCCAGGATCaaccaaatcaaagaaaataagtttgtcgaaaatttgaaaaaagttggcagaattaaggacagaatttgggtcaattttggaggggtatatctccaggtatataaGGAATTTTAAGGTAtatcaaaagcctaaaatgaagttcaccgagtctaatttccaatgcaacaaatcgctcgtcgataggacatcagagtagagaattatgaacgttacaatgGTGTCAAAGATAACTGGGCACCCTCGGCTGTGACGGCCATTGTTGCCGGAAAAGGAAAGGTTGTTACTAGGGTTTCGGCTAGGGGTTAGGTTTAGCTAGGCAGCGAATTTTTACCCTCCTCTGATTATGTCTAGAAATAAATATCCTACAAAATCTGATATGGTATGTTTTGTGAAGCAAATATGACACTTGGAAGAACGTAACAAGTGGAACAATTGTTTCAGGAacacaacaacacgtttacattCACCATTGGCCGGTGCTTGACAATAGATTCAAATACGACTAAGATTTTTgtataattaaaaaacaattaaaaatttAGGAAAAGAAATATCAACTTGTGAGAAGACTTCGTCATGAGTTTTTTTTATTAAACAAAGACGGGAAAGGGGAAGGTTTTAACAGTCTCCTTTGCATGTCATACtgtattttttatacaaaatttaaAGCAACCACCTAACAGCATATATACCTTCCCTTCCCATTGAAGGGATGACTTTTAACAACTTTTTTATCCCAAAGGAAAATTTGGTACACATTTCTATGTTGCATCTCATATCACTGGAGGGTGACATATAGCTGCAAAAGCAACTTAACGCCGTCAAATAGTTCCTGCAATAACAAAGTCTTTAAGATATACCTTTCAACCACATCTTCACAAAGAAGGCATGATACAAGGATTATTAAGGATTCTGGACAATTTTTGGGTGAGTTGCAGCATAAATAGAACTGTTTGCATCAGTGTTGAGGTGGGAAAGAAGATGTTGAACATCTGGACGCAAATTTTCAGCTGCTCTTCCAAAAAGAACCAAAATTTCTGATCTGGGTTTACTAGATGCTTGCACTGCCCCTCCCTGCCCCTCGTAATGAATAACATGATGCCTGAGGAAATTAATTGTTTAATCAGTGAGGCAAAAGGGAGCCATAACTGCTGCAGAATAAATTAAGAATGTAAAAACAAATACATCAAAGAAAGCCACGAAAACACAGAAAACAGAAAAAGTTTCTTACAGGAAGTCGATAAGATCAGAGATTTCGGTTGCTTCAACAGATACTGGCAGCTGTGAGTTCCTCCCAAAGACATCCACCAAAATATTCAAAAGCAGCGACAGTGTCTGCCAGATGGTTttgcaacatatgaaagggaaCAAGATGGAAACAGAAACGACTTTAACAATGTGCCATCTTTCCTAACTTCAACCAATTTCAAaaagagaaaagacatgttttaacccctgaacttagcacgaaaactcagtttggaaactaaacttaacttctatttatttacccccttaacaactcacgtttcaattattttccaccccaaatgctgacgtggcaaaaaaaaacaaaaaataaaaaaaaattaagagagtgaaaaacaaaaaaagtgaacccgctcatatatatatatatatatatatatatatattataaattaaaaaataaaataaaggttatacaatttaaaaataaaataaaaataaaaaccatcTTTTCACAAACCCCCTCCACTCCACAACCCCACCCACCATCTTCTCCCCCTCCCACCGCCCCCCCAactgctgcttcttcttcttctatattctcatcattcttttctttttcaccattttttgatttcttgattttgattttgattttctttcaaaaataaattatggaagaaatgggtttgctaataataatactaataatggccaacaataacaaccaaaacaaccaatttggacgaatttaagtgTAAAtgggactaatttgagaaggagttggatgaaatTTGTTGGGGGAGATGGTAgtggtggttgtggatgtgggttaaagatggtggtggtgattttttttttcttttaagggcATTTCGTCCAAACTAATGATGgccaacaataacaatcaaaacaatcaatttggacgaatttgagtGTAAGTGGGACTAATTTAAGAAGGAATTTGATGAAATTTAgtggggagatgatggtggtggtgttGGGTGTGGGTTAAAAATGATGGTGATGATTTTTTTTGCGGTGGCGGCGGCGGTGGCGGTAGTAGCAGCGTAGTGGTTGATAAAAGTAGGGTGAgaatgaggagaaagaagaagaaagagagaaaaataataaaagaaaaacaaaaaatgaagtgTTGGTAATTTTGACATGGCAATGATGTGGCAACGACGTGACAATGATGTGGCATTGACGTGGCAATGACGTGacgcgagtgtaatacacctcacattgtgagagtggtattatttttttagggtgaaaaataattgaaatgaaaattgttaagggggtatataaatacaacttaagtttagttgctaaagtgagttttcgtgccaagttcaagggtaaaaacatgtcttttctctttCAAAAATAATAAATTGAAAATAAATGATGAACAACTTTGCATACATAGAGATATTCATACTTCCAATCCATGAGAAAGTATCTATGAGAATGTACAAAATAAGAGATAAAAATCTGGAGTCTCTGATGGGATCCATAATCAAAATGCAGATATCGTTTTAGTAGGTTGGTACCTACCTTAAAGCTAATTCGTGATGAATCCTCACAATGCAGATGTCATTTGTACGTGCTCACCTAAGCACGCATCACATCCACACTATGGATTTACACCAGAGATCAACATTGAGCCATTACTTGTTTACTCATTATGGATGAGCTAACCAACACGATAGAATAGGTCCCAAAGTTTATATTATTTGTTGAATATTTTCTGCTATTGACTAAACCAACGAGGGTGTAAATAAAAAACTAGAACTATGGATAAACACTAGAGAATCAAGGTTTTAGGGTAGGTAGAAGTAAGACTGAATATATGCACCACAAGTTTAGTTAGCATAAGAAAAGTGAAGTATTAGAATAGGAGAGAGAGAGAATTTTCGGATTAAAGAGAAAGAACTTTCGGAGTAGGGATTCAAACCCTTGGCTCTAATTTCAGAGTAGGGACTTAAACTCTTGGCTCTAGTAAAAGAAATTTTAGAGTAGAGGAAAAGATTCAGAGTAGGGACTCAAATCTTTGCCTCTGATAGAAATCAAGATGAGAGGAGGGCACCAGTCGCGTACAGAAATAGCAGCACGGGTCGCCGAAGAGATGGTGTTACTTGAgttgagggtctttcggaaacagcctctatACCTCCatgaggtaaggtctgcgtacactctaccctcacCAGACTCCACATgtggaattacactgggtatgttgttggtcACCGAAGAGAGAGTGGCACCACAAAGGTCGCCATAGAGATGAATGATGCTTGAAAGGTGAGAGGTGCATCTATTGTTGGAGAGAGGATTTGTACTAGATACCGAAAGGAAGGAGAGGAGACACaaaaaaagaataagaaagtagCATAACAGCCAGAAGACAAAGAAATCTCTTCTTCTACTTAAGAGTTAAGACACCGCAATCCCATAGCTAATATCAATAGTTGTTGATTCAATAGAAGTTCTTCCTTGCTTTTTGATTCAACTCCGCTGCTAGGGCGAGCTAACTCCAAAACCCGTCGTCAGTTCGGATTGCAAGCGCGAGCTGTAAGAAGAAAATTGTTGCCAGGAGCGGCGACACGGCGACACACATTGGTCGGCACCGCCTGTCGGTAGCGAAAGCTATTTGTGTGTCTACCAAGATCTTAGAGGCTCTAATTCCATGTAAAACAATTAGAAAAGAAGAGATGCTGGCAATGAGTTGCTTGATTATTCCTTCAAGCATGTTGAGTTTAATAAGTGTTTACAAGTAAtcctaaaaaggaaaggaaagtaATTCCTATTTCTAATGACTCACTATAAGGACTCTAAACCTTTTCTATGTATACATGGTATGGGGTCTTTCCACATTAAtaatttccttttttattttatttttcaattctcTTAGCGCTGACACTATCCATCACTTCATTTCTTATACCCTATTGCCTTCTAGAGCCATTTTGGTCGCACCACTCAGCAACTTCATGGTGCTTGAAATGGGCATAACTCGGTCAGTTCGAGACGTCAGAATGTAAGCTAAGCTTATATAAACCCATGTGAGTATGAGGTGAAATGGAAGACAGCATCAGCACCTGTAAGTAGTACAATGACGTGGTGGACTCTACCATCTCTTTCTGTTCACTTCCAGAGGTGCTTAAATGGTCATTATCTGGGTGAAGACATGGATGGGGTTAGGTAAGGGATTGTGGAACTTTGTTTTATACTGCATACTTAGTAATTAATCTAGTTCTTTCATGTTTTCTTTTTACATGGCAAAACAAGGACTATTATGCAGGAGAATGGTCAAACCTGAGCATATAATATCAGCCTATCAAATTTAAGAAAAGATAAGAAAATAAGCTAGGTTTCCCTGAATATTGTAAATCAAATTCAAATCGCCAAAGTTACCCTTTACTGGTCCCACATTAAGAGAAAAATGAACATTAACTCGAAAGAATTTGTACCTTACTAAAAAGGGCGTGAGCATTGGCCAGCCTTGGAAGCAAAGGACCCATAATACGAAATGCTATTCTTAATACCACAACAGATGTCACAGGCCTAAGGTGCTTAATGATAAGATGTGTTCCCTCGAGCCATTCTTGTGGGAGGTTACAGAAGAAAGCATGTAGCAATGCGACAATATTACCTAGAAGACCAATGATTACATCAGTACTAGAATTCCATGTAGCAGAAGACAATGTTGAGAAAGGCAAATAGCAGCTAAATTATAcctagaagaagaaaaagaacacTGTTTGAAAGAAAAACACGATGCAATAATATAAGTACCTCAAATGCAGTATTATAAAAGAGATCACTTCTTACTTAAAGTGACTGAAGTGAGGTGAGGGTTAATGCGCTTCAGCATGTCGACATGATGTGGGTCCAGTGATGTGCTCACATTTTGCGCACAAATGCATGTCACTTGAGGCAAGAAGCAGTAATTTTGTTCGAGCATTTCTTATTTTTAATTAAGAAGATTGTTCAAGGAATGACAAATTGAACAGCCTTTAGGGGTAATATATAATGAAAATTAGGAAGAGACTAAATTAAGGAGGACCCTAGAAGGATGCTTAGTACTGGATTGAAGGAGTATCAGTTAATTCCAAAACAAATAAAAACATATGATGTTTAGATCTATCATAATCCTTGCGACGCCCATGTCAAAACGACATGATTTGGGTGTGGGTATGGGATCCACACTCGATATGGTTAAACCTAACTTGGATGCTTTGACCACACTTCTGACCAAGAAATATAGTTTGATTTTGGACTAACTTGAACATGTGTTCTCTGGTGAAAGCAGTAGGCGGATGAACAGGAGGTCGGAGAGGATGGCAAGGTTGGAGGAGGAAGTGGCATCATCATCAAGTTCTCCTACTCCTTTTCTTTTGCTTCTATTTGCCGCAGGTTTCCGACTTTCTGTTAACTTCAAGTAGTAAAAGTGTTTGTATTGTTCAATTAAAGGCTAAATATGTGTAGTTAAAATAATATGGAACTAAAACCAGAATAACGCATTCTCAAAGACCAAAATCATTATTTTCACTTTAActtttttcacaatttttttttttttttggattctcATGATCACCATTGCAGCCGATAGACTGATAGAGGTCAATCGATAGAAACAAAGGGGGAAACAAACAGGTAAAGCTATTCCAGATTGGTTAAAATAGCGTACCAATGGCTGTTGAGGTATTATCCTGTGCAGCCCAGGTGGGGTCTAGTAGAGCATAGCTAACAGCAGATTCTAGTTCGCCCACTGACCTTTTAGCATCAGTAAGCCACCAACTTTCTTTTATTACGCGTGCAGCTTCAACATATAGCGGCACATGAAACTCTGGAGGAAGTTGTGCCAAAAGAAGACCACATGCTTGGATCAACAAGCAAGACAGCTGCTGGCAAGTATAACCACTACGTGAAACAAAATTAGAAGTATTCATTCCTGAAACCGATGGAGTCGTCCTAGTTGCACCCAAAGAATCAGTGCTTCCCCCCGAAGGAGAAGTAGGCAAAATAGAGCCTTGTCCAGAACTAGCAGGAGCTCCATGCAGCCCATTGCTGGATTGGACAAGGGTTGGTTGTATGTGAACAACAATTTGAACAAGAGATGAGACAATCTGTGACGGCGAAACAGGAAGAGAAAGTAACTCTATCACAGCTGTTTCAAGAGTCAGCTGGGTGAATGTGCCAGGATCTTGCATCTGATAATATGGTTTCTGCCCTTCAGAGGAATTAGTTGGCCCAGGTTGTGATGTTGCTTGGATCTTTCCATGGGGAGCACGGGTAGAATTATTTGCAAAATCTCCCATTGCTGCACATTTGGAGCTGTTATTTAAAGCAGGAATAACATGATTCACCACTCCTAACAAAAGAGTAGCAAAGTAGTCCAATGGTGGGCACATGGCTGCATTTGATGAGTTGATATGTT carries:
- the LOC132637044 gene encoding eukaryotic peptide chain release factor subunit 1-3; this encodes MSDGQESDKNIEIWKIKKLIKALEAARGNGTSMISLIMPPRDQVSRVTKMLGDEFGTASNIKSRVNRQSVLGAITSAQQRLKLYNKVPPNGLVLYTGTIVTDDGKEKKVTIDFEPFKPINASLYLCDNKFHTEALNELLESDDKFGFIVMDGNGTLFGTLSGNTREVLHKFSVDLPKKHGRGGQSALRFARLRMEKRHNYVRKTAELATQFYINPATSQPNVSGLILAGSADFKTELSQSDMFDPRLQAKILNVVDVSYGGENGFNQAIELSAEILANVKFIQEKKLIGKYFEEISQDTGKYVFGVDDTLKVLEMGAIETLIVWENLDITRYVLKNSSSGETVVKHLNKDQEADQSNFRDPDTNAELEAQDKLSLLEWFANEYRRFGCSLEFVTNKSQEGSQFCRGFGGIGGLLRYQLDVRAFDELSDDGEVYEDSD
- the LOC132637047 gene encoding uncharacterized protein LOC132637047 codes for the protein MACTFQNFMGCLRYFIATVKYVVCSCSESAGCNKKGHGQSMGLNFHNLSGLCSLTTLDISDCNISDGSILCNFGFLPSLVRLNLEGNDFSNIPAASISRLIRLEFLALGGCKRLESFPEPTANILEIYADECTSLKSIDQLTKYPRLHRVSLTKCHQLLKNKCHASMLDSLLKHMLKGLSITKCRFSIFLPGVSGLRTITRGLIQSQCPCPKNGRHPHSWVLLSVLFLIL
- the LOC132637046 gene encoding mediator of RNA polymerase II transcription subunit 23-like — translated: MNRGPPEHWLFSGPFKRAELQKALGNYLSWKERYPTFFDDIAARLLPIIPLIIYRLIENDAMDAADRVLQVYSTFLHYYPLNFTFVRDILAYFYGHLPGKLILRILNILDIKKIPFSESFPQHINSSNAAMCPPLDYFATLLLGVVNHVIPALNNSSKCAAMGDFANNSTRAPHGKIQATSQPGPTNSSEGQKPYYQMQDPGTFTQLTLETAVIELLSLPVSPSQIVSSLVQIVVHIQPTLVQSSNGLHGAPASSGQGSILPTSPSGGSTDSLGATRTTPSVSGMNTSNFVSRSGYTCQQLSCLLIQACGLLLAQLPPEFHVPLYVEAARVIKESWWLTDAKRSVGELESAVSYALLDPTWAAQDNTSTAIGNIVALLHAFFCNLPQEWLEGTHLIIKHLRPVTSVVVLRIAFRIMGPLLPRLANAHALFSKTLSLLLNILVDVFGRNSQLPVSVEATEISDLIDFLHHVIHYEGQGGAVQASSKPRSEILVLFGRAAENLRPDVQHLLSHLNTDANSSIYAATHPKIVQNP